The following proteins are encoded in a genomic region of Coffea eugenioides isolate CCC68of chromosome 6, Ceug_1.0, whole genome shotgun sequence:
- the LOC113774853 gene encoding DEAD-box ATP-dependent RNA helicase 37, which produces MRSSWADAVENANSGSVENAGTSGASGASATSKSAYVPPHLRNKQPTAEPPAPSQTGPPSASDRFGYGGASGGPRYGVPRSDYGRQGYGGGGRGAGGWGSRGGGWSREREVNPFGNDDADGLAESTFSEQENTGINFDAYEDIPVETSGDNVAPPVNTFAEIDLGDALNLNIRRCKYVKPTPVQRHAIPISLAGRDLMACAQTGSGKTAAFCFPIISGIMRGGFPPRPRGTRTVFPLALILSPTRELSVQIHEEARKFSYQTGVKVVVAYGGAPINQQLRELERGVDILVATPGRLVDLLERAKVSLQMIRFLALDEADRMLDMGFEPQIRKIVEQMDMPPRGERQTMLFSATFPKEIQRLASDFLSNYIFLAVGRVGSSTDLIVQRVEFVPESDKRSHLMDLLHAQRANGVHGKQALTLVFVETKKGADALEHWLCMNHFPATTIHGDRTQQERELALRSFKSGNTPILVATDVAARGLDIPHVAHVVNFDLPNDIDDYVHRIGRTGRAGKTGLATAFFNESNMSLAKSLAELMQEANQEVPDWLTRYASRASYGGGKGRRSSGARFGGRDYRRDSSYNRSGGGSDYYGGGGYGNYGNYGGGYGAGATSAWD; this is translated from the exons ATGAGGAGTTCTTGGGCAGATGCTGTTGAGAATGCCAACTCTGGTTCTGTGGAAAATGCTGGGACAAGTGGTGCGAGTGGAGCTTCCGCTACTTCCAAGTCAGCCTATGTCCCGCCACACCTCAGGAACAAACAGCCGACCGCTGAGCCTCCTGCACCGTCTCAGACTGGCCCACCATCAGCTAGTGATAGGTTTGGGTACGGTGGAGCCTCTGGTGGGCCGCGGTATGGTGTCCCTAGGTCTGACTATGGAAGACAAGGGTATGGTGGTGGGGGTCGTGGGGCTGGCGGTTGGGGGAGCAGAGGTGGAGGTTGGAGTAGGGAGAGGGAGGTGAATCCTTTTGGCAACGATGATGCTGATGGTCTTGCGGAGAGCACATTCAGTGAGCAGGAGAATACTGGTATTAACTTTGATGCCTACGAGGACATTCCGGTGGAGACAAGCGGGGATAACGTGGCTCCTCCTGTGAATACATTTGCCGAAATAGATTTAGGGGATGCACTCAATTTGAATATCAGGAGGTGCAAGTATGTAAAACCAACTCCTGTTCAGCGCCATGCCATTCCCATCTCTCTAGCAGGACGAGATCTAATGGCTTGTGCTCAAACAGGTTCTGGTAAGACAGCTGCCTTCTGCTTCCCTATAATTAGTGGAATCATGAGGGGAGGTTTCCCTCCAAGGCCACGTGGAACACGGACAGTATTTCCGCTTGCTCTCATTCTGTCACCTACAAGAGAGCTCTCAGTGCAG ATACACGAGGAAGCTAGGAAGTTTTCGTATCAAACTGGTGTTAAGGTGGTAGTGGCTTATGGAGGAGCACCAATAAATCAGcag CTGCGTGAGCTTGAGAGAGGAGTCGATATTCTTGTGGCAACTCCAGGAAGATTAGTTGATTTGCTTGAGAGGGCAAAAGTTTCATTGCAGATGATTAGGTTTCTGGCTCTTGACGAGGCAGATCGGATGCTGGATATGGGATTTGAGCCTCAAATCAGAAAGATAGTGGAGCAAATGGACATGCCTCCAAGAGGTGAAAGACAGACAATGCTGTTTAGTGCTACCTTTCCGAAAGAGATCCAG AGATTGGCATCTGATTTTCTTTCAAACTACATATTTCTGGCTGTTGGAAGGGTTGGCTCAAGTACAGATTTGATCGTTCAAAGAGTTGAATTTGTGCCTGAGAGTGACAAGAGAAGCCACCTTATGGATCTTCTTCATGCACAGAGGGCAAATGGTGTTCACGGCAAG CAAGCCCTGACATTAGTATttgtggaaacaaagaaaggAGCTGATGCTCTGGAACATTGGTTGTGCATGAACCATTTTCCTGCAACTACTATCCATGGTGACAGAACACAACAG GAAAGAGAGCTAGCACTGAGATCATTTAAGAGTGGGAATACTCCAATTTTAGTAGCAACAGATGTGGCAGCCCGTGGTCTTGATATACCCCATGTTGCTCATGTAGTTAACTTTGACCTTCCAAATGATATTGATGATTATGTACATCGTATAGGGAGAACTGGGCGTGCTGGTAAGACTGGATTAGCTACAGCTTTCTTTAATGAGAGCAATATGTCGTTGGCAAAGTCTTTAGCTGAACTGATGCAAGAGGCTAACCAAGAGGTACCTGATTGGTTGACTCGCTATGCTAGTCGGGCCTCATATGGTGGAGGTAAAGGTCGGCGGTCTAGCGGTGCTCGGTTTGGTGGGCGTGACTATAGAAGGGATTCCTCTTATAATCGAAGTGGTGGGGGATCGGATTATTATGGTGGAGGTGGTTATGGCAATTATGGAAATTATGGTGGGGGATACGGTGCTGGAGCTACAAGTGCTTGGGATTAG
- the LOC113774407 gene encoding S-protein homolog 19-like — MGIKFLFIFLVFSILPSEARVIAVDRYVYSVHIIDNLPYNVPLVIHCKSSDRDRGNETLKFSDDYNWEFFMGDGQRVSYSCHFWWLKGRKQKELVVFDVDLIKNYCVESSHACGWVVKEDGFYLYSKRGGGPFYKMADWDIKESV; from the coding sequence ATGGGGATAAAATTCCTTTTcatctttcttgttttctccaTCCTTCCTTCCGAGGCTAGAGTGATTGCAGTTGATCGCTACGTGTACTCAGTTCACATTATTGATAATCTCCCTTACAACGTTCCCTTGGTAATTCACTGTAAATCCAGTGATCGAGATCGTGGAAATGAGACCCTTAAATTCAGCGACGATTACAACTGGGAATTCTTCATGGGAGATGGTCAAAGAGTTTCCTACTCTTGTCACTTTTGGTGGCTTAAGGGCAGAAAGCAGAAAGAATTGGTCGTTTTTGATGTTGATCTGATAAAGAATTATTGCGTTGAGAGTTCTCATGCATGCGGTTGGGTGGTAAAAGAAGATGGTTTCTACCTCTACAGCAAGCGTGGTGGAGGACCTTTCTACAAAATGGCGGATTGGGATATCAAAGAATCTGTATAA
- the LOC113775454 gene encoding 60S ribosomal protein L39-like has translation MPSHKTFFIKKKLAKKKRQNRPIPHWIRMRTGNTIRYNAKRRHWRRTKLGF, from the exons ATG ccTTCCCACAAGACTTTCTTCATTAAGAAGAAGTTGGCGAAGAAGAAGAGGCAGAACCGACCCATTCCTCACTGGATTCGGATGCGAACTGGCAATACTAtcag GTACAACGCAAAGCGGAGGCATTGGCGTCGCACCAAGCTAGGGTTTTAG